One genomic window of Cyprinus carpio isolate SPL01 chromosome B8, ASM1834038v1, whole genome shotgun sequence includes the following:
- the gins4 gene encoding DNA replication complex GINS protein SLD5, producing the protein MSDAGDLSGAEESQEEVMTPAELIAKLEEAWLNEKFSPELLENKSELVECVMEQITHMEENLQRVRKGDVKASVHRMEIDRIRFVLSSYLRSRLQKIERFFPHVLEKEKSRADGDPSFLSPEEFAFAKEYLANTEVYLKNVALKHMPPNLQSIDMLKAVPEPCLDSFVFLRVKESQENILVEPETDEQREYVVDLDEGSQHLMRYRTIAPLVASGAVQLI; encoded by the exons ATGTCAGACGCCGGGGATCTGAGCGGAGCAGAGGAGAGCCAGGAGGAGGTCATGACCCCAGCGGAGCTCATCGCCAAACTAGAGGAG GCTTGGCTGAATGAGAAGTTTTCTCCAGAACTGTTGGAGAACAAGTCAGAGTTGGTGGAGTGTGTGATGGAGCAGATCACACACATG GAGGAAAATCTGCAGCGGGTGAGGAAAGGTGATGTGAAGGCCAGCGTGCATCGCATGGAGATCGATCGCATCCGCTTTGTTCTGAGCAGCTACCTGCGCTCAAGGCTTCAGAAG ATAGAGAGGTTTTTCCCTCATGTTTTGGAGAAAGAAAAGTCACGTGCTGATGGAGATCCTTCATTTCTTTCTCCTGAAGAATTTGCCTTCGCTAAAGA GTATCTGGCCAACACAGAGGTGTACCTCAAAAACGTGGCTCTGAAACACATGCCCCCGAACCTGCAGAGCATTGACATGCTGAAGGCTG TTCCTGAGCCGTGTCTGGACTCGTTTGTGTTCCTGAGAGTGAAAGAGAGCCAGGAGAATATCCTGGTGGAGCCTGAGACAGATGAGCAGAG ggagtATGTTGTGGACTTGGACGAAGGTTCGCAGCACCTGATGCGTTACCGTACTATAGCGCCTCTAGTGGCCAGCGGTGCAGTGCAACTCATTTAA
- the LOC109065400 gene encoding cytochrome c oxidase subunit 5B, mitochondrial: protein MRRSSVRMASRLLLRSATRAAAAVYSRQCLPARALARGLASGGIPTDDEQATGLEKIVLEASKKGTDPYNILKPKEYAGSKQDPHIVPSITNKRIVGCVCEEDNTAVVWFWLHQGEAQRCPSCGAYYKLVPHELPH, encoded by the exons ATGCGCCGTTCATCAGTAAGAATGGCGTCCAGGCTTCTCTTGAGATCAGCGACccgcgctgctgctgctgtttacaGCCGTCAGTGTCTGCCAGCTCGAGCTCTAGCGAGGGGACTGGCGTCTGGAG GCATCCCCACAGATGATGAGCAGGCCACCGGTCTGGAGAAGATTGTGTTGGAGGCGTCCAAGAAAGGAACT GATCCGTATAACATCTTGAAACCGAAGGAGTATGCAGGCTCCAAACAAGACCCTCACATCGTCCCCTCCATAACCAACAAGAGGATTGTTGGCTGTGTTT GTGAAGAGGACaacactgcagtggtttggttttgGTTGCATCAGGGTGAGGCCCAGCGCTGCCCATCCTGTGGTGCTTACTACAAACTAGTTCCTCATGAGTTACCCCACTGA